A window from Pseudomonas sp. Tri1 encodes these proteins:
- the glpT gene encoding glycerol-3-phosphate transporter, which translates to MFAFFRPAAHQASLPEEKIDSTYRRLRWQIFAGIFFGYAGYYLLRKNFSLAMPYLIDEGYTRGQLGLAMSAIAIAYGLSKFLMGLVSDRSNPRYFLPFGLLVSAGVMFVFGFAPWATSSVTMMFILLFINGWAQGMGWPPSGRTMVHWWSQKERGGVVSVWNVAHNVGGGLIGPLFLLGMGWFNDWHAAFYVPAAVALAVAVFAFVTMRDTPQSVGLPPIEKYKNDYPEGYDASHENEFSAKEIFVKYVLRNKMLWYIAMANVFVYLLRYGVLDWAPTYLKEAKGFTVDKSSWAYFFYEWAGIPGTLLCGWMSDKIFRGNRGLTGMVFMALVTVATLVYWLNPAGNPTVDMIALVSIGFLIYGPVMLIGLQALELAPKKAAGTAAGFTGLFGYLGGSVAASAAMGYTVDHFGWDGGFVLLVGACLLSMAFLAPTLWHKQIASQSREAIA; encoded by the coding sequence ATGTTTGCTTTCTTTCGTCCTGCCGCACACCAGGCGTCCCTGCCTGAAGAAAAAATAGACAGCACCTACCGACGCCTTCGCTGGCAGATCTTTGCCGGTATCTTCTTTGGCTACGCCGGGTATTACCTGCTGCGCAAGAACTTCTCCCTGGCCATGCCGTACCTGATCGACGAGGGTTACACCCGGGGGCAACTGGGCCTGGCCATGTCGGCCATCGCCATCGCCTACGGGCTTTCGAAGTTCCTGATGGGCCTGGTGTCCGACCGCTCCAACCCGCGCTACTTCCTGCCCTTCGGCTTGCTGGTGTCGGCGGGGGTGATGTTCGTTTTCGGTTTCGCGCCTTGGGCGACGTCCAGCGTGACCATGATGTTCATTCTGCTGTTCATCAACGGCTGGGCCCAAGGCATGGGTTGGCCACCCAGCGGACGGACCATGGTGCACTGGTGGTCACAGAAGGAACGTGGCGGCGTGGTGTCGGTGTGGAACGTGGCGCATAACGTCGGCGGCGGCCTGATCGGTCCGTTGTTCCTGTTGGGGATGGGCTGGTTCAACGACTGGCACGCCGCATTCTATGTGCCCGCTGCCGTGGCGCTTGCCGTGGCCGTGTTTGCTTTCGTGACCATGCGCGACACCCCGCAATCGGTGGGCCTGCCGCCCATCGAGAAATACAAGAACGATTACCCGGAAGGCTACGACGCCAGTCACGAGAACGAATTCAGCGCCAAGGAAATCTTCGTCAAATACGTGCTGCGCAACAAAATGCTCTGGTACATCGCCATGGCCAACGTCTTCGTTTATCTGCTGCGCTATGGCGTGCTGGACTGGGCGCCGACCTACCTCAAGGAAGCCAAGGGCTTCACCGTGGACAAAAGCTCCTGGGCTTACTTCTTCTACGAGTGGGCGGGCATTCCCGGCACGCTGCTGTGCGGTTGGATGTCGGACAAGATCTTCCGCGGCAACCGTGGCCTGACGGGCATGGTGTTCATGGCACTGGTGACCGTGGCAACCCTGGTGTACTGGCTGAATCCGGCCGGCAACCCGACCGTCGACATGATCGCCCTGGTTTCCATTGGCTTTCTGATCTACGGCCCGGTCATGCTGATCGGCTTGCAGGCGTTGGAACTGGCGCCGAAAAAAGCCGCCGGTACCGCCGCCGGTTTCACGGGGCTGTTTGGCTACCTCGGCGGCTCGGTCGCGGCCAGTGCCGCCATGGGCTACACCGTGGACCATTTCGGTTGGGATGGTGGTTTTGTCCTATTGGTCGGAGCCTGCCTGCTGTCGATGGCGTTCCTCGCGCCAACCCTGTGGCACAAGCAAATCGCCAGTCAGAGCCGCGAAGCGATCGCCTGA
- a CDS encoding gamma-glutamylcyclotransferase, producing MTAIESAIPCAPYPPRLDLGPQLTREQLLASMQSTMSRHQGGPVWLFAYGSLIWRPECTAVERMRGRVHGYHRGLYLWSHEHRGTPELPGLVFGLDRGGSCSGFAYRLPQENLEDSLFALWQREMPFPSYRPHWLSCRLEDGSRVQALGFVLERHLPSYAGNLPDHVLSQVFESACGRYGSTRDYVEQTIHALRSHAMPDRNLEARLKRCKSALDQAIASRL from the coding sequence ATGACCGCTATCGAATCTGCCATTCCCTGTGCACCGTATCCGCCACGCCTTGACCTGGGGCCGCAGTTGACCCGTGAACAACTGCTCGCCTCAATGCAATCGACCATGAGCCGTCACCAAGGCGGGCCGGTCTGGCTGTTCGCTTACGGTTCCTTGATCTGGCGGCCGGAATGCACGGCAGTGGAGCGGATGCGCGGCCGGGTCCACGGTTATCATCGCGGTTTGTATCTGTGGTCCCATGAACACCGCGGTACCCCGGAGTTGCCGGGGTTGGTGTTCGGTCTGGATCGCGGCGGTTCGTGCAGCGGGTTCGCTTATCGATTACCGCAGGAGAACCTCGAAGACTCGCTGTTTGCCTTGTGGCAGCGCGAGATGCCATTCCCGTCCTATCGTCCCCATTGGCTCAGTTGCCGTCTCGAAGATGGCAGCCGGGTGCAAGCCTTGGGGTTTGTGCTGGAGCGGCACCTGCCCAGCTATGCCGGCAACTTGCCGGACCATGTGCTGAGCCAGGTGTTCGAAAGCGCCTGCGGGCGTTACGGCAGCACCCGTGATTATGTCGAGCAGACCATTCACGCACTGCGTAGCCACGCCATGCCAGACCGGAATCTGGAGGCGCGGCTCAAGCGCTGCAAATCAGCCTTGGATCAGGCGATCGCTTCGCGGCTCTGA